Proteins from a genomic interval of Piscinibacter sp. HJYY11:
- a CDS encoding ammonium transporter: MKQAGRRMVMGLLATAALLQGSSVWAQTAAAAAPAAAPVFNGADTAWMLISTVLVMLMTMPGIMLFYGGMLRSKNALSIVAHTVAGASVITVLWAMFGYTIAFSAGGPWFGDLSRMFAEGLIGAKVGAHVSAPTLPEPVFFLFQLSFAIITFALVLGATAERMRLGVTIAFAAFWSVLVYAPIAHWIWHPNGWLAKMGHMDFAGGTVVHIASGVTGLVAAVVLGPRRGFGKEPMVPHNLMLTVLGAGLLWAGWFGFNAGSAFEAGPRAAGALLATQVAACAGAMLWGFCEYIRRGQWSVLGMMTGAIAGLIAVTPASGYVGINGALCIGSVAGVVCFFAVVYFKSLTGIDDSLDVFALHGVGGLIGTLLTPVFALQSVAPVTATVWTNAVGALAVMAYAGVATWVILKGLSLFMKLRVGAAQENVGLDISEHGEMLAPTASPQA; this comes from the coding sequence ATGAAACAAGCCGGTCGTCGGATGGTGATGGGCCTGCTGGCAACAGCGGCGCTGTTGCAAGGCTCCTCGGTCTGGGCCCAGACCGCTGCGGCAGCTGCGCCAGCCGCAGCACCTGTCTTCAACGGCGCCGACACGGCGTGGATGCTCATCTCCACCGTGCTCGTCATGCTGATGACGATGCCGGGCATCATGCTCTTCTACGGCGGCATGCTGCGCTCGAAGAACGCACTGTCGATCGTGGCGCACACCGTCGCCGGCGCATCGGTCATCACGGTGCTGTGGGCGATGTTCGGCTACACCATCGCGTTCTCGGCCGGCGGCCCGTGGTTCGGTGACCTGTCGCGCATGTTTGCCGAAGGGCTGATCGGCGCGAAGGTCGGCGCCCATGTGTCGGCACCCACGCTGCCGGAGCCGGTGTTCTTCCTGTTCCAGCTCTCGTTCGCGATCATCACCTTCGCGCTCGTGCTCGGCGCCACCGCCGAGCGCATGCGCCTGGGCGTGACGATCGCCTTCGCCGCGTTCTGGAGCGTGCTCGTCTACGCCCCCATCGCGCACTGGATCTGGCACCCCAACGGCTGGCTCGCCAAGATGGGCCACATGGACTTCGCCGGCGGCACCGTGGTGCACATCGCCTCGGGCGTGACCGGCCTCGTGGCCGCCGTCGTGCTCGGGCCGCGTCGCGGCTTCGGCAAGGAGCCGATGGTGCCGCACAACCTCATGCTGACCGTGCTCGGCGCGGGCCTTCTGTGGGCGGGCTGGTTCGGCTTCAACGCCGGCTCGGCCTTCGAAGCCGGCCCGCGTGCGGCCGGTGCGCTGCTTGCCACGCAGGTGGCGGCCTGTGCCGGCGCGATGCTGTGGGGCTTCTGCGAATACATCCGCCGCGGCCAGTGGAGCGTGCTGGGCATGATGACCGGCGCCATCGCCGGCCTCATCGCCGTCACGCCGGCCTCGGGCTACGTGGGCATCAACGGCGCGCTGTGCATCGGCTCGGTGGCGGGCGTGGTGTGCTTTTTCGCCGTCGTCTACTTCAAGTCGCTCACCGGCATCGACGATTCGCTCGACGTCTTTGCCCTGCACGGCGTGGGGGGCCTGATCGGCACGCTGCTGACGCCGGTCTTCGCCCTGCAATCCGTCGCGCCGGTGACGGCCACGGTCTGGACCAACGCCGTCGGCGCACTCGCGGTCATGGCCTACGCCGGCGTGGCCACCTGGGTCATCCTGAAGGGGTTGTCGCTCTTCATGAAGCTGCGAGTCGGTGCTGCCCAGGAAAACGTGGGCCTGGACATCTCGGAGCATGGCGAGATGCTGGCGCCCACGGCCTCGCCCCAAGCCTGA
- a CDS encoding DMT family transporter, producing MSSQQHHLTPRIAFFLTLPPLLWAGNAVVGRLLVGTVPPMALSAMRWAIALVLLLPLAAKLWRRPQDITARWRYLALIGILGVGSYNSLQYLALQTSTPINVTLIISSMPLWMLAVGAVFYREHPTRQQIIGALLSLAGVALVISRGDPAVLMNLHLLPGDVLMLVAIALWAWYSWLLARPPEHMRGEKRPDWGWAELLVVQMIFGTAWAGLAAGVEAVVSPAPIHWSPMVVLALAYVAIGPSLLAYRFWGEGVSTVGPAIAAFFSNLTPVFAALMSALWLGEPPRWYHVAAFVLIGAGIVVNSRPSS from the coding sequence ATGTCGTCGCAGCAGCACCACCTCACCCCTCGCATCGCCTTCTTTCTCACCCTGCCGCCCTTGCTCTGGGCGGGCAACGCCGTCGTCGGCCGGCTGCTGGTCGGCACGGTGCCGCCGATGGCCCTGAGCGCCATGCGCTGGGCCATCGCGCTGGTGCTGCTGCTCCCGCTGGCCGCCAAGCTGTGGCGCCGCCCGCAGGACATCACCGCGCGCTGGCGCTACCTTGCGCTCATCGGCATCCTCGGCGTCGGCAGCTACAACTCGCTGCAGTACCTGGCGCTGCAGACGTCCACGCCGATCAACGTCACGCTCATCATCTCGAGCATGCCGCTGTGGATGCTGGCGGTGGGCGCGGTCTTCTACCGCGAGCACCCGACCCGCCAGCAGATCATCGGCGCCCTGCTCTCGCTCGCCGGCGTGGCGCTCGTGATCTCACGCGGCGACCCCGCGGTGCTGATGAACCTGCACCTGCTGCCGGGCGACGTGCTGATGCTCGTGGCCATTGCGCTGTGGGCCTGGTACAGCTGGCTGCTCGCACGGCCGCCGGAGCACATGCGGGGCGAGAAGCGGCCCGACTGGGGCTGGGCCGAGCTGCTGGTGGTGCAGATGATCTTCGGCACGGCATGGGCAGGCCTTGCAGCCGGCGTCGAGGCGGTGGTGAGCCCGGCACCGATCCACTGGTCTCCGATGGTCGTGCTGGCCCTGGCGTACGTGGCCATCGGGCCGTCGCTCCTCGCCTATCGCTTCTGGGGCGAGGGCGTGTCGACCGTGGGGCCGGCGATTGCGGCCTTCTTCAGCAACCTCACGCCGGTGTTTGCGGCGTTGATGTCGGCGCTCTGGCTCGGGGAACCGCCGCGCTGGTACCACGTGGCCGCATTCGTCTTGATCGGGGCGGGGATCGTCGTGAATTCGCGGCCCTCGTCGTGA
- a CDS encoding DMT family transporter, translated as MVSGTLAAGPAHKALWPGFVFAVLGAIAFSGKAIIVKLAYRHGVDAVTLIMYRMLFALPMFLVLSWWAGRGKAALTRRDWSAVSGLGFSGYYLASFLDFAGLQYITASLERLILYLNPTLVLFLGVLLFKQKVTKRQLVSLAVSYCGVLLVFGHEVTLLGSNVALGAALVFGSVVSYALYLVYSGEEVKRLGALRLTGLATSIACVLCIAQFFLLRPVGAMAVAPEVIWLSVLNAVACTFCPVLLMMLAIERIGAPMASQVGMFGPLSTILMGVLILGEPFTMWIAAGTILVLAGIWLLAKWR; from the coding sequence ATGGTGTCCGGCACCCTGGCGGCCGGTCCGGCGCACAAGGCCTTGTGGCCCGGCTTCGTCTTCGCCGTGCTCGGGGCCATCGCCTTCTCGGGCAAGGCGATCATCGTGAAGCTTGCCTACCGACACGGTGTGGACGCGGTCACGCTCATCATGTACCGCATGCTGTTCGCGCTGCCGATGTTCCTGGTGCTGTCGTGGTGGGCCGGGCGCGGCAAGGCCGCGCTCACGCGGCGCGACTGGTCGGCCGTCTCCGGGCTCGGCTTCAGCGGCTACTACCTGGCGAGCTTTCTCGACTTTGCCGGCCTGCAGTACATCACCGCGAGCCTCGAGCGGCTGATCCTCTACCTCAACCCGACGCTGGTGCTCTTCCTCGGCGTGCTGCTCTTCAAGCAGAAGGTGACAAAGCGGCAGCTCGTCTCGCTCGCGGTGAGCTACTGCGGCGTGCTGCTGGTGTTCGGCCACGAGGTCACGCTGCTCGGCAGCAACGTGGCGCTGGGTGCGGCACTCGTGTTCGGCAGCGTGGTGAGCTATGCGCTCTACCTCGTCTACAGCGGCGAGGAGGTCAAGCGCCTCGGCGCGCTGAGGCTGACCGGCCTCGCCACGTCGATCGCCTGCGTGCTGTGCATCGCGCAGTTCTTCCTGCTGCGGCCGGTGGGCGCGATGGCGGTGGCGCCCGAGGTGATCTGGCTCAGCGTGCTGAACGCGGTGGCCTGCACCTTCTGCCCGGTGCTGCTGATGATGCTGGCCATCGAGCGCATCGGCGCGCCGATGGCCTCGCAGGTGGGCATGTTCGGGCCGCTGTCGACCATCCTGATGGGCGTGCTGATCCTTGGCGAGCCATTCACGATGTGGATCGCGGCGGGCACGATTCTGGTTCTGGCGGGCATCTGGTTGCTCGCGAAATGGAGGTAG
- a CDS encoding BMP family ABC transporter substrate-binding protein, with protein MFKNLARGLTAAMLAAVAAATLTSLPASAQTTAPLKVGFVYVSPIGDAGWTFQHNQGRLAMEKALGAQVSTTAVEAVAEGADSERVMRDLVAQGHKLIFATSFGYLEPALRVAADHPDVVFEHAGGFKTAKNVNTYNARFYEARYLAGLLAGKTSKSGIAGYVAGFPVPEVVQGINAFALGMRAANPKAQVKVVWLNTWFDPPREREAATSLIHQGADVLTNHSGSPAVPQTAQAHAAKGVRVIAYQSDMSRHAPDAQLTAITHQWGAYYTRVAESVRKGTWRALPVWGGMKDGFIALAPFAASVPADVVKLVKTREAEIVQGKLHPFAGRLVDSQGTVRQERGVMDDATLAKMNWFVDGVTGTLPKP; from the coding sequence ATGTTCAAAAACCTCGCCCGCGGCCTCACGGCCGCGATGCTCGCTGCCGTTGCAGCCGCCACCCTCACCTCGCTCCCCGCCTCCGCGCAGACCACCGCACCGCTCAAGGTCGGCTTCGTCTACGTGAGCCCGATCGGCGATGCCGGCTGGACCTTCCAGCACAACCAGGGCCGCCTCGCGATGGAGAAGGCTCTCGGCGCGCAGGTCAGCACCACCGCCGTCGAGGCCGTGGCCGAAGGGGCCGACTCCGAGCGCGTGATGCGCGACCTCGTCGCCCAGGGCCACAAGCTCATCTTCGCCACGAGCTTCGGCTACCTCGAGCCCGCCTTGCGCGTGGCCGCCGACCACCCGGACGTGGTCTTCGAGCACGCCGGCGGCTTCAAGACCGCGAAGAACGTCAACACCTACAACGCCCGCTTCTACGAAGCCCGCTACCTCGCCGGCCTTCTCGCCGGCAAGACGAGCAAGAGCGGCATCGCCGGCTACGTGGCGGGCTTCCCGGTGCCCGAGGTCGTGCAGGGCATCAACGCCTTCGCGCTCGGCATGCGCGCGGCCAACCCCAAGGCGCAGGTCAAGGTGGTGTGGCTCAACACCTGGTTCGACCCGCCGCGCGAGCGCGAGGCCGCCACCTCGCTGATCCATCAGGGTGCCGACGTGCTGACCAACCACAGCGGCTCGCCCGCCGTGCCGCAGACCGCCCAGGCCCACGCGGCCAAGGGCGTGCGCGTGATCGCCTACCAGAGCGACATGAGCCGCCATGCACCCGACGCACAGCTCACCGCGATCACCCACCAGTGGGGCGCGTACTACACGCGCGTGGCCGAGTCGGTGCGCAAGGGCACCTGGCGGGCCTTGCCCGTGTGGGGCGGCATGAAGGACGGTTTCATCGCCCTCGCGCCCTTCGCGGCCTCGGTGCCGGCCGACGTGGTGAAGCTCGTCAAGACCCGCGAGGCCGAGATCGTGCAAGGCAAGCTGCACCCGTTCGCCGGCCGGCTGGTCGACAGCCAGGGCACCGTGCGCCAGGAGCGCGGCGTGATGGACGACGCCACGCTCGCCAAGATGAACTGGTTTGTCGACGGGGTGACGGGCACGCTGCCGAAGCCCTGA
- a CDS encoding gamma-glutamyltransferase family protein — MTTHDFDWTSGYPTQRLPVFGRNVVSTSHPVAAQAGLRMLMKGGNAVDAAIAAAAAMTIVEPVSNGLGSDSFCILWDGQQLHGLNASGRAPQAWTRAYFKAKYGDGAKNPPQRGWDSVTVPGAVGSWVALSERFGKLPFADLLEPAIDIAERGYAVPVVVQQKWAAAVPLLSELPGFAQAFMPKGRAPEVGELFRFPVAAKSLKLIAESKGAAYYGGEIAEAAARHARENGGSITVEDFAAYKPEWVTPIGKTYGGHTLHEIPPNGQGIAALIALGILAHFDLASLKVDSAESQHLQIEAMKLAFADVYRYVAEPGSMAVTAEQMLDDAYLASRAKLIDMKRAQDFGAGNPVKGGTIYLTAADEGGMMVSFIQSNFQGFGSGVVVPEYGLSMQNRGHAFSLDAKSPNVVSPGKRPFHTIIPAFLTKEGKPLMSFGVMGANMQPQGHLQTLVRMLDYRQHPQAACDAPRWRFNAGLEINVESAMNPATVQGLADRGHQMEVINDSYQDFGAGQFIWRLGDPAVEGYVAASDPRRDGQAVAY, encoded by the coding sequence ATGACGACACACGACTTCGACTGGACCAGTGGTTACCCCACGCAGCGCCTGCCGGTCTTCGGCCGCAACGTCGTGTCGACCTCCCACCCGGTCGCTGCACAGGCGGGGCTGCGCATGCTGATGAAGGGCGGCAACGCGGTCGACGCCGCCATCGCAGCCGCCGCGGCCATGACCATCGTCGAGCCGGTGAGCAACGGCCTCGGCTCCGATTCCTTCTGCATCCTCTGGGACGGCCAGCAACTGCACGGCCTCAATGCCTCGGGCCGTGCGCCGCAGGCGTGGACCCGTGCCTACTTCAAGGCCAAGTACGGTGACGGCGCGAAGAACCCGCCGCAGCGCGGCTGGGACAGCGTGACCGTGCCCGGTGCCGTCGGCTCGTGGGTGGCCTTGAGCGAGCGCTTCGGCAAGCTGCCCTTTGCCGACCTGTTGGAGCCCGCGATCGACATCGCCGAGCGCGGCTATGCGGTGCCCGTCGTCGTGCAGCAGAAGTGGGCCGCGGCCGTGCCGCTTCTGAGCGAGCTGCCCGGCTTCGCCCAGGCCTTCATGCCGAAAGGCCGTGCGCCCGAGGTCGGCGAGCTGTTCCGCTTTCCGGTGGCGGCGAAGTCGCTCAAGCTCATTGCCGAGAGCAAGGGCGCGGCCTACTACGGCGGCGAGATCGCCGAGGCCGCGGCACGCCATGCGCGGGAAAACGGTGGCTCGATCACCGTCGAAGACTTTGCCGCCTACAAGCCCGAGTGGGTCACGCCGATCGGCAAGACCTACGGTGGCCACACGCTGCACGAGATCCCGCCGAACGGGCAGGGCATCGCGGCGCTGATCGCGCTCGGCATCCTCGCGCACTTCGACCTGGCCTCGCTGAAGGTCGACAGCGCGGAGTCGCAGCACTTGCAGATCGAGGCGATGAAGCTCGCCTTTGCCGACGTCTACCGCTATGTGGCCGAGCCCGGGAGCATGGCGGTCACCGCCGAGCAGATGCTCGACGACGCCTACCTCGCCTCGCGTGCCAAGCTCATCGACATGAAGCGCGCGCAGGACTTCGGCGCCGGCAACCCGGTGAAGGGCGGCACCATCTACCTCACCGCGGCCGACGAAGGCGGCATGATGGTGAGCTTCATCCAGAGCAACTTCCAGGGCTTCGGCTCGGGCGTGGTGGTGCCGGAGTACGGCCTGTCGATGCAGAACCGCGGCCATGCCTTTAGCCTCGATGCGAAGAGCCCCAACGTGGTGTCGCCGGGCAAGCGGCCCTTCCACACGATCATCCCGGCCTTCCTGACGAAGGAGGGCAAGCCGCTGATGAGCTTCGGCGTGATGGGCGCCAACATGCAGCCGCAGGGTCACCTGCAGACGCTGGTGCGCATGCTCGACTACCGCCAGCACCCGCAGGCTGCCTGTGACGCGCCGCGCTGGCGCTTCAACGCGGGCCTGGAGATCAACGTCGAGAGTGCGATGAACCCGGCCACGGTGCAGGGCCTCGCCGATCGCGGCCACCAGATGGAAGTCATCAACGACTCGTACCAGGACTTCGGTGCCGGCCAGTTCATCTGGCGCCTGGGCGACCCGGCGGTGGAAGGTTATGTGGCCGCGAGCGACCCGCGCCGCGACGGGCAGGCGGTGGCGTACTGA
- a CDS encoding tripartite tricarboxylate transporter TctB family protein, producing the protein MKIKSEKDFWSGIMFMVVGITFAVGATNYSMGTSARPGPGYFPLMLSIILAILGAIVLFKSLTIETEGGDKIGHIAWRPLLVVVGSIALFAILLPRLGMFISIPILIVTVSFAGDEFKWKGVVIAAIVLTIFSWAVFVKGLGLTIPVAPSFMAT; encoded by the coding sequence TTGAAGATCAAGAGCGAAAAGGATTTCTGGTCCGGGATCATGTTCATGGTCGTCGGCATCACCTTCGCGGTGGGCGCGACCAACTACAGCATGGGCACCTCGGCGCGCCCGGGTCCCGGTTACTTCCCGCTGATGCTGAGCATCATCCTCGCCATCCTCGGCGCGATCGTGCTCTTCAAGTCGCTCACCATCGAGACCGAAGGCGGCGACAAGATCGGCCACATCGCCTGGCGCCCGCTGCTGGTGGTGGTGGGCTCGATTGCGCTGTTTGCGATCCTGCTGCCGCGCCTGGGCATGTTCATCTCGATTCCCATCCTGATCGTCACGGTCAGCTTCGCAGGCGATGAGTTCAAGTGGAAGGGCGTGGTCATTGCGGCCATCGTCCTCACGATCTTCTCGTGGGCGGTCTTCGTCAAGGGCCTGGGCCTGACGATCCCCGTGGCGCCCAGCTTCATGGCCACCTGA
- a CDS encoding SDR family oxidoreductase — MDLGIAGKWALVCAASKGLGKGCAQALVQDGVNVVITARGAEALEATANELRALKRGEVRTVAGDITTPEGRAAALAACPQVDILINNAGGPPPGDFRDWDREAWIKALDANMLTPIELMKAMVDPMMSRGFGRIVNITSAAVKAPIDILGLSNGARSGLTGFTAGLARKTVAKGVTINGLLPGPFDTDRLRVTMEGAAKAGGVSVDAIADQRRKQNPSGRFGTPEEFGAMCAFLCSVHAGFITGQNILMDGGAYPGTF, encoded by the coding sequence ATGGATCTCGGTATTGCAGGCAAGTGGGCGCTGGTGTGTGCGGCCAGCAAGGGGCTCGGCAAGGGGTGTGCGCAGGCGCTGGTCCAGGATGGCGTGAATGTGGTGATCACGGCACGCGGCGCCGAGGCGCTGGAGGCGACGGCCAATGAGCTGCGCGCGTTGAAGCGCGGCGAGGTGCGCACGGTCGCGGGCGACATCACCACGCCCGAGGGCCGTGCTGCGGCACTCGCGGCGTGCCCGCAGGTCGACATCCTCATCAACAACGCGGGCGGCCCGCCGCCCGGCGATTTCCGCGACTGGGACCGCGAGGCCTGGATCAAGGCGCTCGACGCGAACATGCTGACGCCGATCGAGCTGATGAAGGCGATGGTCGACCCGATGATGTCGCGCGGCTTCGGGCGCATCGTCAACATCACCTCCGCGGCGGTGAAGGCGCCGATCGACATCCTCGGCTTGTCGAATGGTGCGCGCTCGGGCCTCACCGGCTTCACGGCAGGCCTTGCTCGCAAGACGGTGGCCAAGGGCGTCACCATCAATGGCTTGCTGCCGGGGCCCTTCGATACCGATCGCCTGCGGGTGACGATGGAAGGCGCGGCGAAGGCAGGGGGCGTGAGCGTCGATGCAATCGCTGATCAGCGGCGCAAGCAGAACCCTTCCGGCCGCTTCGGCACGCCTGAGGAGTTTGGGGCGATGTGTGCCTTCTTGTGCAGCGTGCATGCGGGGTTCATCACGGGGCAGAACATCCTGATGGATGGGGGGGCGTATCCGGGGACGTTCTGA
- a CDS encoding serine O-acetyltransferase: protein MFEHIRADLRNYRGRWWEQGFWVMLVYRFGRWRYGIKPALVRKPLSLLYKIAYKFIQIITGIDLPCEVEVGRNFIIDHFGGIIVSGYAKFGDNCRLRHDVCIGLRHTDEPAAPVFGNNVDIGAGAKILGPITIGDNVMIGANAVVITDVPPNSIAVGVPAIIKPRAVKPSEAELARQKAAGRAHVSTVRELAAARSALQPDASRF, encoded by the coding sequence ATGTTCGAACACATCCGCGCAGACTTGCGCAATTACCGAGGCCGCTGGTGGGAGCAGGGCTTCTGGGTCATGCTCGTGTACCGCTTCGGTCGCTGGCGCTACGGCATCAAGCCGGCGCTGGTCCGCAAGCCCCTGTCGCTTCTCTACAAGATTGCGTACAAGTTCATCCAGATCATCACGGGCATCGACTTGCCATGTGAAGTGGAGGTCGGGCGCAACTTCATCATCGATCACTTCGGCGGCATCATCGTCAGCGGCTATGCAAAGTTCGGCGACAACTGCCGGCTGCGCCACGATGTGTGCATCGGCCTGCGCCACACCGACGAGCCCGCCGCCCCGGTCTTTGGCAACAACGTCGACATCGGCGCGGGCGCCAAGATCCTCGGCCCCATCACCATCGGTGACAACGTCATGATCGGCGCCAACGCGGTGGTCATCACCGACGTGCCGCCGAACTCGATCGCGGTCGGCGTGCCGGCCATCATCAAACCCCGAGCGGTGAAGCCCAGCGAAGCGGAACTCGCGCGCCAGAAGGCCGCCGGCCGAGCGCACGTGTCCACCGTGCGCGAGCTGGCCGCCGCCCGCTCGGCCCTGCAGCCCGACGCCAGCCGCTTCTGA
- a CDS encoding tripartite tricarboxylate transporter permease, protein MGELLSNLALGFGVAFTAQNLLYALGGCLLGTLVGVLPGLGPVATIAMLLPSIYGLDPTPALIMLAGIYYGSQYGGSTTAILINVPGESASVVTAIDGYQMARQGRAGAALAAAGLGSFFAGCVGTVVIAAFAPPLTELAFKFGPQEYFSLMVLGLIGAVVLASGSLLKAIAMIILGLTLAQINTDVISGTARYSFDIPELTDGIGFVVIAMGIFGFGEIIANLGQPAEKREVFTKDVKGLWPTKQDFKDAAPAVLRGTALGSILGVLPGGGALLSSFAAYTMEKKIAGPNGRFGKGDIRGVAGPESANNAGAQTSFIPMLTLGIPPNAVMALMVGAMTIKGIQPGPQVMTSNPQLFWGLIASMWIGNLMLVILNLPLIGMWIKLLTVPYRFLFPAITLFCCIGVFTLNNNNWDVYLTAVFAVIGYLFYKLGCEGAPLLLGFILGPMMEENLRRALLLSRGDWSTFIVRPLSAGLLIAAALMIVVVMLPSIKKKREEAFVED, encoded by the coding sequence ATGGGTGAACTTCTCAGCAATCTGGCGTTGGGCTTCGGTGTCGCGTTCACCGCGCAGAACCTGCTCTACGCATTGGGCGGGTGCCTGCTCGGCACGCTGGTCGGCGTGCTGCCCGGGCTCGGCCCGGTGGCCACCATCGCGATGCTGCTGCCGTCGATCTACGGCCTCGACCCGACGCCGGCGCTCATCATGCTGGCCGGCATCTACTACGGCTCGCAGTACGGCGGCTCCACGACGGCCATCCTGATCAACGTGCCGGGCGAGTCGGCTTCGGTCGTGACCGCGATCGACGGCTACCAGATGGCCCGCCAGGGCCGCGCCGGTGCGGCCCTCGCGGCGGCCGGCCTGGGCTCCTTCTTTGCCGGTTGCGTGGGCACGGTTGTCATCGCCGCCTTCGCGCCGCCGCTCACCGAGCTGGCCTTCAAGTTCGGCCCACAGGAGTACTTCTCGCTGATGGTGCTCGGCCTGATCGGTGCCGTGGTGCTGGCCTCGGGCTCGCTGCTCAAGGCCATCGCGATGATCATCCTCGGCCTCACGCTCGCCCAGATCAACACCGACGTGATCTCGGGCACCGCGCGCTACAGCTTCGACATCCCCGAGCTCACCGACGGCATCGGCTTCGTGGTGATCGCGATGGGCATCTTCGGCTTCGGCGAAATCATCGCCAACCTCGGCCAGCCGGCCGAGAAGCGCGAAGTGTTCACCAAGGACGTGAAGGGCCTGTGGCCCACCAAGCAGGACTTCAAGGACGCCGCCCCCGCCGTGCTGCGCGGCACCGCGCTCGGCTCCATCCTGGGCGTGCTGCCCGGTGGCGGTGCGCTGCTGTCGTCGTTCGCGGCGTACACGATGGAGAAGAAGATAGCCGGGCCGAACGGCCGCTTCGGCAAGGGCGACATTCGTGGCGTGGCGGGCCCCGAGTCGGCCAACAATGCCGGCGCGCAGACCTCGTTCATCCCCATGCTGACGCTCGGCATCCCGCCCAACGCGGTGATGGCGCTGATGGTCGGCGCGATGACGATCAAGGGCATCCAGCCCGGCCCGCAGGTGATGACGAGCAACCCGCAGCTCTTCTGGGGCCTGATCGCCTCGATGTGGATCGGCAACCTGATGCTCGTGATCCTCAACCTGCCGCTGATCGGCATGTGGATCAAGCTGCTGACCGTGCCCTACCGCTTCCTGTTCCCGGCGATCACGCTCTTCTGCTGCATTGGCGTGTTCACCCTCAACAACAACAACTGGGACGTGTACCTCACGGCCGTGTTCGCGGTGATCGGCTACCTGTTCTATAAGCTGGGCTGCGAGGGGGCGCCGCTGCTCCTGGGCTTCATCCTCGGGCCGATGATGGAAGAGAACCTGCGGCGTGCGCTGTTGCTGTCGCGCGGCGACTGGAGCACCTTCATCGTGCGCCCGTTGTCGGCCGGCCTGCTGATTGCCGCGGCGCTGATGATCGTGGTGGTGATGCTGCCCTCGATCAAGAAGAAGCGCGAAGAGGCCTTCGTCGAAGACTGA